One stretch of Pigmentiphaga aceris DNA includes these proteins:
- a CDS encoding nicotinate phosphoribosyltransferase, translated as MQNDYSGLSSFLSNPILNTDSYKASHFLQYPADASAMFSYVESRGGRYERTVFFGLQMLLKQYLCKPINDDMIDEAKAFFAVHGEPFNEAGWRYIVTQYGGYLPVRIRAVPEGSVVPTGNVLMTVECDDPQVFWLASYLETMLLRVWYPITVATQSWYVRQTIRRALEKSSDDMTQLPFKLHDFGARGVSSAESAAIGGAAHLVSFMGSDTVLGVMAANRYYREDMAAYSVPAAEHSTITSWGRAGEIDAYANMIRRFAKPGAIVAVVSDSYDLFAALEMWGTQLKQSVIDSGATLVIRPDSGDPQTIVMESLRRLDGFFGSTVNGKGRRVLNHVRVLQGDGVNPDTIEQILAAADQAGYAADNLVFGIGGALLQRVDRDTQRFAMKCSAIRLGDTWHDVVKDPVTDTGKRSKGGRLTLLRNARTGAYRTVAEPRRWEESMIEGEWEDAMHTVFDTGRLLVDTSLADVRVRAQTEES; from the coding sequence ATGCAAAACGACTATTCCGGCCTGTCGTCTTTCCTGTCGAATCCCATTCTGAATACCGATTCGTACAAGGCATCCCACTTCCTGCAATACCCCGCTGACGCCAGCGCGATGTTCTCGTATGTCGAGTCGCGCGGCGGCCGCTACGAACGCACCGTGTTCTTCGGCCTGCAGATGCTGTTGAAGCAGTACCTGTGCAAGCCGATCAACGACGACATGATCGACGAGGCCAAGGCCTTCTTTGCGGTGCACGGCGAACCCTTCAACGAGGCTGGCTGGCGCTACATCGTGACGCAGTACGGCGGCTACCTGCCGGTGCGCATTCGTGCGGTGCCGGAAGGCAGCGTGGTCCCCACCGGCAATGTGCTGATGACTGTCGAATGTGACGACCCGCAGGTGTTTTGGCTGGCGTCCTATCTGGAAACCATGCTGCTGCGCGTGTGGTATCCCATCACCGTCGCCACGCAAAGCTGGTACGTGCGCCAGACCATTCGCCGCGCGCTTGAAAAAAGCAGCGACGACATGACCCAGCTTCCTTTCAAGCTGCACGACTTCGGTGCCCGGGGCGTGTCCAGCGCTGAATCCGCAGCCATTGGCGGTGCAGCGCATTTGGTCAGCTTCATGGGGTCGGACACGGTGCTGGGCGTCATGGCCGCCAACCGCTATTACCGCGAAGACATGGCAGCGTATTCCGTGCCGGCAGCAGAACACAGCACCATCACCTCATGGGGGCGTGCCGGGGAAATCGATGCCTACGCCAACATGATTCGCCGCTTTGCCAAGCCGGGAGCGATTGTCGCCGTGGTGTCCGATTCCTATGACCTGTTTGCCGCCTTGGAAATGTGGGGCACGCAGCTGAAGCAAAGCGTGATCGACTCGGGCGCGACCCTGGTGATTCGCCCGGATTCCGGCGACCCGCAGACCATCGTGATGGAATCCCTGCGCAGGCTCGACGGCTTCTTTGGCAGCACCGTCAACGGCAAGGGTCGGCGCGTGTTGAACCACGTGCGTGTGCTGCAAGGTGATGGCGTGAACCCGGACACCATCGAACAGATTCTGGCGGCGGCCGATCAGGCCGGTTATGCGGCCGACAACCTGGTGTTTGGCATTGGCGGTGCGCTGTTGCAGCGTGTGGATCGGGACACGCAACGCTTCGCAATGAAGTGCTCCGCGATCCGCCTGGGCGACACCTGGCACGACGTGGTCAAGGACCCGGTCACCGATACCGGCAAGCGTTCCAAGGGCGGGCGACTGACGCTGCTGCGCAATGCGCGCACGGGTGCCTATCGCACCGTTGCCGAACCGCGTCGCTGGGAAGAATCGATGATCGAAGGCGAGTGGGAGGATGCCATGCACACGGTGTTCGATACGGGTCGGCTACTGGTGGATACGTCCTTGGCTGACGTGCGTGTCCGTGCCCAGACGGAGGAATCATGA
- a CDS encoding DNA methyltransferase, with amino-acid sequence MNSNSWLKLDTQDPRYQLPAELQAQDLRAARDCGWVEQMTPFIQHYAQPGDWVIDPFCGFGSTLVAASIAGRPALGVELDAQRVALTRARLDGLGLDAKRYPVWQGNLADAGTQERCRGGLGSVAGDVMPASSNTAQFVDSALPTQGVAASRIGLCLTNIPYFGCDPNEQGAPDQLYHARYYEPYLQGLRDVFNGIHAVLAPDAWCVVMVQNLRLGGRFVPLAWDVAKLLDERFVLHEERMLIYERGGEAVRDAVRESTRDPVHDAARPGLGGLSVTNRAHEYALVCRKQSRGLNINAGLDLLRALNQDGFAFVLYGSFADYLDHHAAASGQSITSLGDLLSMRESASAQRHRADPSAPREPNDIDLIVPPDEAELSRLMQRLERDGFRLESWNARVNAPVAIKALAYRYYFRARRVDQAGHAMQLDIAVAETQAVFDDQRMKRCSTTSLPH; translated from the coding sequence ATGAACAGCAATAGTTGGCTGAAGCTCGACACGCAAGACCCACGTTATCAGCTGCCGGCCGAGTTGCAGGCCCAGGACCTGCGCGCGGCGCGAGATTGCGGCTGGGTCGAGCAGATGACCCCGTTCATCCAGCACTACGCGCAGCCCGGTGACTGGGTGATCGACCCATTCTGCGGCTTTGGGTCCACGTTGGTAGCGGCATCGATTGCCGGGCGGCCTGCGCTGGGTGTGGAACTGGATGCGCAGCGTGTCGCGCTGACGCGCGCGCGGCTGGACGGCTTGGGGCTGGATGCCAAGCGATATCCGGTGTGGCAGGGTAATCTGGCGGATGCTGGCACGCAGGAGCGATGCAGGGGCGGGCTGGGTAGTGTTGCGGGTGATGTGATGCCAGCGTCGTCGAATACGGCCCAATTTGTCGACAGTGCCTTGCCTACGCAAGGCGTTGCCGCCTCGCGTATCGGCCTGTGCCTGACCAACATCCCGTATTTCGGTTGCGATCCAAACGAGCAGGGCGCACCAGACCAGCTTTATCACGCGCGTTATTACGAACCCTATCTGCAAGGTTTGCGCGACGTGTTCAACGGCATACATGCTGTGCTGGCACCCGATGCCTGGTGCGTGGTCATGGTGCAGAACCTGCGTCTGGGCGGACGCTTCGTGCCGCTTGCGTGGGATGTGGCCAAGCTGCTGGACGAGCGGTTTGTGCTGCATGAGGAACGCATGCTGATTTATGAGCGTGGTGGGGAAGCAGTTCGGGATGCTGTTCGTGAGTCCACACGCGATCCTGTTCACGACGCTGCAAGACCGGGTCTGGGTGGCTTGTCTGTCACCAACCGTGCACACGAATACGCCTTGGTGTGTCGCAAGCAATCACGTGGCTTGAATATCAACGCTGGGCTGGACTTGCTGCGAGCGCTGAATCAGGACGGTTTTGCGTTTGTGCTGTACGGCAGTTTTGCAGACTACCTTGACCATCATGCAGCTGCTTCGGGGCAGTCGATCACGTCATTGGGCGACCTGCTGTCGATGCGCGAATCTGCGTCGGCGCAGCGGCATCGTGCGGACCCATCCGCCCCGCGCGAGCCGAACGATATCGACCTGATCGTTCCTCCCGACGAGGCAGAACTGTCGCGCCTGATGCAGCGCCTGGAACGTGACGGCTTTCGTCTTGAATCGTGGAACGCGCGGGTCAATGCCCCGGTGGCAATAAAGGCACTGGCGTATCGCTACTATTTTCGTGCGCGCCGTGTGGATCAGGCCGGCCATGCCATGCAGTTGGACATCGCCGTGGCCGAGACGCAGGCAGTCTTTGACGATCAGCGGATGAAACGCTGTTCCACCACTTCCTTGCCCCACTGA
- a CDS encoding bifunctional helix-turn-helix transcriptional regulator/GNAT family N-acetyltransferase has product MSKHEFVDTIRAASRQMVRELGFMQATLAATNYPASAVHTILEIGARGSMTAAELSDFLGLEKSSVSRMVRKLVEAGELQETASGQDGRAKLLSLTSRGEHTRASIQDFGRQQVTTALAHLRADQQQAVGQGLTAYAGALKAHRLGEAISTAVDSITTSSVATNIAAANMAASNAKALHPDATDAHATSAEPIGVKAINAETASAIQIAPGYQAGAIGRITEMHARFYARHAGFGQFFESKVAAGLAEFTGRLGNPRNSMWIATQGDRIVGSVSIDGEDLGQNLAHLRWFIVDDGLRGAGLGRQLLAQALDFCDRQGFAAVHLWTFKSLDAARRLYEEAGFKLAEEQPGSQWGKEVVEQRFIR; this is encoded by the coding sequence ATGTCCAAGCACGAGTTTGTTGATACGATCCGCGCCGCTTCGCGTCAGATGGTGCGAGAACTGGGCTTCATGCAGGCAACCCTGGCCGCGACAAACTACCCCGCGTCAGCAGTGCACACCATTCTGGAAATCGGGGCACGTGGGTCAATGACCGCCGCAGAACTGTCGGATTTTCTAGGCCTGGAAAAATCCAGCGTCAGCCGAATGGTGCGCAAACTGGTCGAAGCGGGCGAGCTGCAAGAAACCGCCAGCGGCCAAGACGGCCGTGCCAAACTGCTTAGCTTGACGTCCAGGGGAGAACACACCAGGGCGTCCATTCAAGACTTTGGTCGGCAACAAGTCACCACCGCATTGGCACACTTGCGGGCCGATCAGCAACAAGCAGTTGGTCAGGGGTTGACGGCCTACGCCGGTGCCTTGAAAGCGCATCGATTGGGTGAAGCGATCAGCACGGCCGTGGACAGCATCACAACGAGCAGTGTCGCAACCAACATCGCAGCAGCCAATATGGCAGCAAGCAACGCGAAAGCCCTGCACCCAGACGCAACTGATGCACACGCAACCAGTGCAGAGCCAATCGGCGTCAAGGCAATCAACGCCGAGACCGCATCCGCAATACAGATTGCCCCCGGTTACCAGGCAGGCGCAATCGGACGGATCACGGAAATGCATGCCCGCTTCTACGCCCGACACGCAGGCTTCGGACAGTTCTTTGAAAGCAAGGTAGCGGCTGGACTGGCCGAGTTCACCGGCCGGCTTGGCAACCCACGCAACAGCATGTGGATCGCCACGCAAGGCGACCGGATTGTGGGCAGCGTGTCTATCGACGGTGAAGACCTCGGCCAAAACCTTGCGCATCTACGCTGGTTCATCGTTGACGACGGCCTGCGTGGTGCAGGTCTTGGCCGCCAGTTGCTGGCGCAAGCCCTGGACTTTTGCGATCGCCAGGGCTTTGCCGCCGTCCACTTGTGGACCTTCAAAAGCCTGGATGCAGCCAGGCGGCTTTATGAAGAAGCCGGTTTCAAGCTGGCAGAAGAACAACCCGGTAGTCAGTGGGGCAAGGAAGTGGTGGAACAGCGTTTCATCCGCTGA
- a CDS encoding pyridoxamine 5'-phosphate oxidase family protein, with product MHDASTSPTFPWHAGEIQLQQRVGVAKRMLELGPRWIRQTVPEQFQDFLSYLPFVVVGAVDAEGNAWASLLAGEAGFVHATDARHVSIAMPRDASDPADVGMSDGLSMGLLGIDLAHRHRIRVNGKVRRTTDDSFSIEVAQSFGNCPQYIHPRHIEQHAPAADVTVRRAQYMTQLDPALAAMVTQADTFFVASYADTDDGRQVDVSHRGGRAGFVHVGNDGVLTIPDYAGNRFFNTLGNLLVNPRAGLLFVDFASGSLLHLTGDAEVMPDRVGTADFPGAERLWRFTPRQVVYRANALPLRWRAV from the coding sequence ATGCATGATGCATCCACCTCGCCTACGTTCCCCTGGCATGCGGGTGAAATCCAGCTTCAACAACGCGTCGGCGTTGCCAAGCGCATGCTGGAGTTGGGGCCGAGATGGATTCGTCAGACTGTGCCTGAGCAGTTTCAGGATTTCCTGTCGTATCTGCCTTTTGTTGTCGTAGGTGCGGTCGATGCAGAGGGGAACGCCTGGGCAAGCTTGCTGGCAGGCGAAGCGGGTTTTGTGCATGCCACTGACGCCCGGCACGTGTCGATTGCCATGCCGCGCGACGCGAGCGACCCAGCCGATGTTGGAATGAGCGATGGTCTGTCGATGGGATTGCTGGGCATTGATCTGGCCCATCGTCATCGTATTCGGGTCAATGGCAAGGTGCGTCGCACGACGGATGACAGCTTCAGTATCGAAGTTGCGCAGAGTTTTGGTAATTGCCCGCAGTACATCCATCCGAGACACATTGAGCAGCACGCGCCGGCTGCGGATGTGACGGTGCGCAGGGCGCAGTACATGACTCAGCTTGATCCTGCGTTGGCGGCAATGGTGACGCAGGCTGATACCTTTTTTGTGGCGTCGTATGCCGACACGGATGATGGCCGTCAGGTTGATGTGTCGCACCGCGGTGGGCGCGCGGGGTTTGTGCATGTCGGCAATGATGGAGTGCTGACTATTCCCGACTATGCGGGGAATCGGTTTTTCAACACGCTTGGGAATTTGCTGGTGAATCCGAGGGCTGGCCTGTTGTTCGTTGATTTTGCGTCGGGCAGTTTGCTGCATTTGACCGGTGACGCGGAGGTGATGCCGGACCGCGTGGGCACGGCTGATTTCCCAGGTGCTGAACGGCTGTGGCGATTCACGCCAAGGCAAGTGGTGTATCGAGCCAACGCACTGCCTTTGCGGTGGCGGGCGGTTTGA
- a CDS encoding LysR family transcriptional regulator: MDRLQAMKVFVKVAETQGFAESARQLLMSPPGVTRAIAALEAGIGARLFTRTTRSVKLTEAGERYYEDCRRILGEIEEAEAAAGGSYATPAGTLTVTAPVHFGQLHVLPVLIDYLDQHPAVTVRTMFVDRLVNLVDEGIEVAIRIGHLPDSGLHAVAVGEVHRVLCASPNYLANADPLTEPADLAAHRIVASTGAWSSTEWRFGLESKTTINVKPRLLCNTNDAAIAAAVSGWGITRVLSYQVRQHVNEGRLQILLPQYQEAAMPVHIVYSAGRKASAKVRAFVDLAAARLRVALAA, translated from the coding sequence ATGGACCGTCTGCAGGCCATGAAGGTCTTCGTGAAGGTGGCCGAAACGCAAGGCTTTGCGGAATCTGCCCGACAGTTGCTGATGAGCCCGCCTGGCGTAACCCGGGCCATCGCTGCGCTGGAAGCGGGTATCGGTGCGCGGTTGTTCACCCGGACCACGCGGTCGGTCAAACTCACCGAGGCAGGTGAGCGCTACTACGAAGATTGCCGCCGCATTCTGGGCGAGATCGAAGAGGCGGAAGCGGCGGCGGGTGGCTCTTATGCCACGCCGGCCGGCACATTGACGGTCACGGCTCCCGTGCATTTCGGGCAGCTGCATGTCTTGCCGGTATTGATCGATTATCTGGATCAGCACCCAGCAGTCACGGTACGCACCATGTTCGTGGATCGCCTGGTCAATCTGGTGGATGAAGGGATCGAGGTCGCAATCCGCATCGGCCACTTGCCGGATTCCGGGCTTCACGCGGTGGCGGTAGGGGAGGTGCATCGGGTCTTGTGTGCGTCACCCAACTACCTGGCGAATGCCGATCCGCTGACCGAGCCCGCCGATCTGGCAGCGCATCGCATCGTTGCATCGACGGGGGCTTGGTCATCGACTGAATGGCGCTTCGGGCTGGAGAGCAAAACCACGATTAATGTAAAACCGCGTCTGCTGTGCAATACCAATGACGCTGCGATTGCGGCGGCGGTGTCGGGGTGGGGCATCACACGGGTGCTGTCGTATCAGGTTCGCCAGCATGTGAATGAAGGCCGCTTGCAGATATTGTTGCCGCAATATCAAGAGGCAGCCATGCCCGTTCACATCGTCTACAGCGCCGGGCGCAAGGCGTCGGCGAAAGTCAGGGCATTTGTGGATCTGGCCGCGGCACGCTTGCGGGTTGCGTTGGCTGCTTGA
- a CDS encoding alpha/beta fold hydrolase, with product MQVDTDIRIEAIVGGEGPPLLLLHGHPQTRAIWHRVAPALAKHFTVVAADLRGYGDSSKPAGTADHANYAKRVMAQDQLSLMQSLGFAEFHVLAHDRGARVAHRLALDHPEAVKRMVLLDIAPTLAMYEQTNDAFARAYWHWFFLIQPAPLPERLIEADPAAYIRDVMGRRSAGLAPFDPRALAEYQRCIALPGTAHGICEDYRAAAGIDLQHDRADRDAGRLLETPLLALWGEQGVVHKCFQPLEEWKRVARQVEGRALPCGHYIAEEAPDALLEHALPFLLRDR from the coding sequence ATGCAGGTCGATACCGACATCCGCATCGAAGCAATCGTTGGTGGCGAAGGGCCACCCTTGCTGTTGCTGCACGGGCATCCTCAAACGCGCGCGATCTGGCATCGGGTGGCACCTGCGCTGGCAAAACACTTCACCGTGGTGGCAGCCGACCTGCGCGGCTACGGCGATTCATCCAAACCAGCGGGTACGGCTGACCATGCCAATTACGCCAAGCGGGTCATGGCGCAAGACCAGTTGTCACTGATGCAGTCTTTGGGCTTTGCCGAATTCCACGTGCTGGCGCACGACCGTGGCGCGCGTGTAGCGCACCGGCTGGCCCTGGACCACCCGGAAGCCGTCAAGCGCATGGTGTTGCTCGACATTGCACCCACCCTGGCGATGTACGAACAGACCAACGATGCGTTCGCGCGGGCGTACTGGCACTGGTTCTTCCTGATCCAGCCCGCGCCGTTGCCAGAACGCTTGATCGAAGCCGACCCGGCTGCCTACATCCGCGACGTCATGGGTCGTCGCAGTGCTGGCCTGGCCCCGTTCGATCCGCGTGCGCTGGCTGAGTATCAGCGCTGCATCGCGCTGCCGGGGACTGCCCACGGTATTTGTGAAGACTATCGCGCAGCGGCTGGCATCGACCTGCAACACGACCGCGCCGACCGCGACGCTGGACGCCTGCTGGAGACTCCGCTGCTGGCCTTGTGGGGAGAACAAGGCGTGGTGCACAAGTGCTTCCAGCCGCTGGAAGAATGGAAGCGCGTCGCCCGCCAGGTTGAAGGCCGAGCGCTGCCTTGCGGTCACTACATTGCCGAAGAAGCGCCCGACGCGCTGCTTGAGCATGCGTTGCCGTTCCTGTTGCGGGACCGTTGA
- a CDS encoding LpxA family transferase, whose translation MIDHQHYILDFATSAIARWGHLTPWELVAASADVVRQLLAELPPNEYLTSDEIAAHPTAIVERGAVLKGPLILGPGCFVAAGAYLRGGCWLARDCIIGPSSELKSSFVFAGSRLTHFNFVGDSILGANVNLEAGSIVCNARNERSDKEVQVRLGEHLHRTGSNKFGALLGDGVCIGANAVLAPGSILRPDTVVRRASLCDQEAA comes from the coding sequence ATGATTGATCATCAGCACTACATCCTTGATTTCGCGACCTCGGCGATCGCGCGCTGGGGCCATCTGACCCCTTGGGAACTGGTGGCTGCATCGGCGGACGTGGTGCGCCAGCTGCTGGCGGAACTGCCGCCAAACGAGTATCTGACCTCGGACGAGATCGCTGCGCACCCCACGGCCATTGTCGAGCGCGGGGCGGTGTTGAAAGGACCACTGATCTTGGGACCAGGCTGTTTTGTGGCCGCTGGTGCTTATCTGCGTGGCGGCTGTTGGCTGGCGCGCGATTGCATCATCGGGCCCAGTTCAGAGCTGAAGTCATCCTTTGTCTTTGCGGGCAGCCGGCTGACGCATTTCAACTTTGTCGGTGATTCGATCCTGGGTGCCAACGTAAATCTGGAAGCGGGCAGCATTGTTTGCAATGCCCGCAACGAGCGTTCCGACAAGGAAGTGCAGGTGCGGCTTGGCGAACATCTGCATCGCACCGGCAGCAACAAGTTCGGCGCGCTGCTGGGCGATGGGGTCTGTATCGGGGCCAATGCGGTGCTGGCACCGGGCAGCATCCTGCGGCCGGATACGGTCGTGCGACGCGCGAGCCTGTGTGATCAGGAAGCTGCCTGA
- a CDS encoding SidA/IucD/PvdA family monooxygenase has protein sequence MTDTLSTQRPDPDHLARETLRLLGPAPDNWVPDHPGIDHNVAIIGGGQSGSAYSFALRRAGIGRVAVLDAAPDGSRAGVWRNRARMHKLRTLKSLVGPELGLPTLGFQAWYEARHGAEAYASIDRIPRTVWADYLDWYREFLGIEVRYGVRVLRIEPVTDADVSYFRLHLKDQGETRVETARKVILANGVAGNGTPFVPAVLAKAQAAGLVAHTADPIDFDALQGKTVAVLGAAASAFDAAAVALEAGAAAVHLFARRDHIAATPVIKVRAYPGIYDNYLSLPDALRWEQALRYRRAGSTPPADSIARVLAFPNFHLHLNADWRSVDAQSGRLLAQVGDETLPFDFAIAGTGYLVDPAVRPELADIAPHILRWRDRYHPADNARDDELGASPYLGTGLEYLEKVPGSAPWLRDVHVHNPGGFASVGVPLGDVPCMRRDIPATVARISQDLVLADLARHEQRIRTHVPPDFGEELYGSALWKRADVALAAD, from the coding sequence ATGACCGATACCTTGTCCACCCAACGACCCGACCCCGACCACCTAGCGCGCGAAACACTGCGCCTGCTTGGGCCTGCCCCCGACAACTGGGTGCCCGACCATCCTGGCATTGACCACAACGTTGCCATCATTGGCGGCGGCCAAAGCGGCAGCGCGTATTCGTTTGCGCTCAGGCGTGCGGGCATTGGTCGGGTAGCCGTGCTGGACGCCGCCCCGGATGGATCACGCGCCGGCGTATGGCGCAACCGGGCCCGCATGCACAAGCTGCGCACCTTGAAAAGTCTGGTCGGGCCGGAACTCGGCCTGCCCACCCTGGGCTTCCAAGCCTGGTACGAAGCGCGTCACGGAGCCGAGGCTTACGCCAGCATCGACCGAATCCCACGCACGGTCTGGGCCGACTATCTGGACTGGTACCGCGAATTTCTTGGCATTGAAGTGCGTTACGGCGTGCGAGTGCTGCGCATCGAACCCGTCACCGACGCCGATGTGTCCTACTTCCGCCTGCACCTGAAAGACCAGGGCGAGACGCGTGTCGAAACCGCCCGCAAGGTCATTCTGGCCAACGGTGTGGCGGGCAACGGTACGCCGTTCGTTCCCGCCGTCTTGGCCAAGGCACAGGCAGCCGGGCTGGTTGCACATACCGCCGACCCGATCGACTTCGACGCCTTGCAAGGCAAGACGGTGGCCGTGCTGGGCGCGGCGGCTTCCGCTTTCGATGCAGCCGCCGTGGCGCTGGAAGCGGGTGCCGCAGCCGTGCACCTGTTTGCCCGCCGAGATCATATTGCCGCTACGCCGGTCATCAAGGTTCGCGCCTACCCGGGCATCTACGACAACTATCTGTCCTTGCCCGATGCCCTGCGATGGGAACAAGCCCTGCGATACCGCCGTGCCGGATCGACCCCGCCTGCCGACTCCATCGCGCGGGTGCTGGCCTTCCCCAATTTCCATCTGCATCTGAACGCCGACTGGCGCAGTGTTGACGCGCAGTCTGGCCGCTTGCTCGCCCAGGTTGGCGACGAAACCCTGCCCTTCGACTTCGCCATCGCAGGCACGGGTTATCTGGTTGACCCCGCCGTGCGCCCGGAACTGGCCGACATTGCGCCCCACATTCTGCGCTGGCGCGATCGTTATCACCCCGCAGACAACGCGCGCGACGATGAACTGGGTGCCTCGCCCTACCTGGGCACGGGGTTGGAATACCTGGAAAAAGTCCCTGGCAGTGCACCCTGGCTGCGCGACGTCCACGTGCACAACCCCGGCGGCTTTGCCAGTGTCGGCGTTCCCCTGGGCGACGTGCCATGCATGCGTCGGGACATTCCCGCAACCGTTGCCCGCATCAGCCAAGACCTGGTCCTGGCTGATCTGGCGCGACACGAGCAACGCATTCGCACCCACGTGCCGCCCGATTTTGGCGAAGAATTGTATGGGTCAGCATTGTGGAAGCGCGCTGACGTGGCGCTGGCTGCGGACTGA
- a CDS encoding LLM class flavin-dependent oxidoreductase: MSAARPPRQLHLNVNILHSGFLPSAWRLPDSDPRAFVDVQHYVRVAQIAEAGKLDAIFLADNAAIIDQINFRPITALEPTVLLAVVAAATTHIGLIGTASTSYNEPYNIARRFMTLDHVSNGRAGWNAVTTADVPSARNFGREAAPDHGQRYARAAEFASVVKALWNSWDDDAFVGDKIQGNFVDADKVRPIAHHGEHFDVHGPLTLPRSAQGHPVVLQAGGSADGRELAARHAEAVFSASQSFEESLAYSREIKARAQALGRGPDAIRVLPGLTTIIGATEAQARRRRDDLVELMPWDYSIKRLAGILGIAPERLSVDERLPDNLSLPANGNGNHTFFNATLALARRNNFTVRQLVHELAGGGGHRVIVGTPEQIADDIEHWFKHGAADGFNLMPDALPDGLKDFVDGVVPILQKRGVFRTEYQGRTLRDHFGLARPSTTAAAVSSLQPAEALA, encoded by the coding sequence ATGAGCGCTGCCCGCCCTCCCCGCCAGCTGCATCTGAACGTCAACATTCTGCACTCGGGCTTCCTACCCTCGGCCTGGCGGCTGCCGGACAGCGATCCGCGCGCATTTGTCGACGTGCAGCACTATGTCCGCGTGGCGCAGATTGCCGAAGCCGGCAAGCTCGACGCGATTTTCCTGGCCGACAATGCGGCCATCATCGACCAGATCAATTTCCGGCCGATCACCGCGCTGGAGCCGACGGTGTTGCTGGCGGTGGTGGCGGCGGCAACCACCCACATCGGCCTGATCGGCACGGCATCCACCAGCTACAACGAGCCCTACAACATTGCGCGTCGTTTCATGACGCTGGATCACGTCAGCAACGGCCGTGCGGGCTGGAATGCTGTGACCACTGCCGACGTGCCATCGGCCCGCAACTTCGGGCGCGAGGCCGCCCCCGACCACGGCCAGCGTTACGCACGCGCGGCGGAATTTGCGTCGGTGGTGAAGGCGCTGTGGAACAGCTGGGATGACGATGCGTTTGTGGGCGACAAGATCCAGGGCAACTTTGTCGATGCCGACAAGGTTCGGCCCATTGCGCATCATGGTGAACACTTCGACGTGCACGGCCCGCTGACCCTGCCGCGCTCGGCGCAAGGCCATCCGGTGGTGTTGCAGGCAGGCGGCTCGGCCGATGGCCGTGAGCTTGCTGCCCGACATGCAGAAGCGGTGTTTTCAGCATCGCAGTCCTTTGAAGAATCCCTGGCTTACAGCCGCGAAATCAAGGCACGTGCGCAGGCACTGGGGCGTGGTCCTGACGCCATACGCGTATTGCCGGGCCTGACGACCATCATCGGCGCAACCGAAGCGCAGGCGCGCCGCCGCCGCGACGACTTGGTGGAACTGATGCCTTGGGACTACAGCATCAAACGGCTGGCCGGCATTCTGGGCATTGCCCCGGAACGCCTGTCGGTGGACGAACGCCTGCCCGACAACTTGAGCTTGCCCGCCAATGGCAACGGCAATCACACCTTCTTCAACGCCACCCTGGCGCTTGCCCGGCGCAACAACTTCACCGTGCGCCAGTTGGTGCATGAGCTGGCAGGCGGCGGGGGGCACCGGGTGATCGTGGGTACACCCGAACAGATCGCCGACGACATCGAGCATTGGTTCAAGCACGGCGCGGCCGATGGCTTCAACCTGATGCCCGATGCGCTGCCCGATGGCCTGAAAGACTTTGTCGACGGCGTTGTTCCGATTCTGCAAAAACGCGGCGTGTTCCGAACCGAGTACCAAGGTCGCACGCTGCGCGATCACTTTGGTCTTGCACGCCCGTCCACCACCGCTGCAGCCGTTTCCTCCCTACAGCCAGCCGAGGCCCTTGCCTGA